The following nucleotide sequence is from Apium graveolens cultivar Ventura chromosome 4, ASM990537v1, whole genome shotgun sequence.
AAGTTTGTAAGAATAATCATTTATGAAAATAGCGAATGTATAAATGCCCTTAAGCTGCCAACAACAGTTAAATAAGCACAATGTTCTGCAATGATTATAGCTTCGACAACTATCAAAACTATGAGTTACTTCTAACAAGAAATATATAAGAGCGGAAATCTCATAAAAGCATAAAAATATTCCAGTAGCATTAAGTAATGCAGTCGATTAAAAGGTACAATGTTCAAAGTACCCACTGTTGAAATTATGAACCATAGATCTCTTTAAAAAAGTTGGCATAGAAGAAAATGGAATGTATCTAAAAGTAGACTAATCAAGAACATCTTTAAATCATTCACAAGAGAATCTGAATCGCCAAATTAAAGTCAAGCTACGAAGTTTAACAAGTTCTTGATCATATACTTAGATATGAGTGTTATCCGTAATCAATAATTGATTTTCTGCTTCTACTTGCATTGTCCAGCCTGCACAACAGAGGCAATACAATGAAACTATCAATCCATTTGTATTAAAATGCATAGTTCATTAAATCTACTGCTATTTAATTTATAAGAAGTATCTTGCAATAGGAAGAATTTACTAAACATACCAGTAGATTGAATATAAGAACTTCAAGGGGCACTACGTCAATAATGGCTTTTTGCAACATTCCAAAAAGTTGCAAGAGACCCAATAAATGTTGCAAAAGATTAAAAAATTTGAACGGCAACAATTTTCTGATATTAGTATTTTTGATGTTGCCTTAGGGTTCAAAGGCAACATTTTTCTCATTTAGAGCAACACCAGAAATTATGTTGTCAAAAACTATAATTTTGCAAAACAAATGGGCCCACATGACATGTGGATTGTTATATGGACTGCCATGTAGCTAGACACGTGGCTCTGACACGTGGTGAGGTGGGTCCCACTGACAGGTTGATCCACTGACATACGGGTCCCATTGACATGGGTCCCCCTTTTATTTTGTAACACTTACACAAATGCCAACACTTTATTAAAAATAACAATAATTTACACTTTTTGCAACATTTATTAATACCTATCGCAAAATATAACAGTTtgaatttcattaatatattatctccataaataaaaatataatcgATTTCCCATCAAAACTACTACTAATAACAATACCGCAAATGTAAACTACTAATTGATATTATAATTAAACCACCATAGATCCACCGCCTCCCTAACCTCCATTAAACAACTTCTCCAAAcaaaatatatcaactaaataTTTTATGAAACACCTTCCATACAATCCATCAAATAATAAGAGCTGGTAAACTTGGTGACTGCGTTGGTACCCTTCGAAGCGTGCTTAGCCAATTCACCAGGGAGCACGAGCCTCACCATTAACGACCTCAGCCACTGGctcttcttgtttttctttagAATCAACAACTTTTCCATTCTCAAAGGGAATATGAATTTTCCCATTAACAATGCCTACCTTTTCCATATACTCTGGGTTCATATTACCCCATGGATGTCTTCCACCTGCATAATTACGTAGATTTAAAGCAACCACAGATCTAACACTGCAAAAGAACAACCAGCCAATAAATTTAGAATCACTCTAGCAGAACTATATGATTTTATAGATAACTGTTGTATATGAGAAGATGAAACAGAATATAGAACTTCAATGGATACACAGATTGCACATATAAGTGCTGAAACAGATCTCCGTATTCAACCGGAAGGTTGAATACATAATGATTTTGATACGATGCCCCATGATAGACATTTTGTGAAGACTTGGTTACCGATTAAACAAAATGAAATCTCTATCATTCAAGTGTCATTCAACTTGTAACAAGGAACAAGTAATTAAGGATCTGCAAATTGAAACTGTAAGGAAATCACTGGTGTTCCTGACATGACCAATCAAATTTAAACAACATAAAAAGAAACAGCTAATATATAAATACCTTGTATCCAAGTTCTAAATGATGATCACTGCTTTTATTCAAATGGCGGAGATCAAGCCTCTGACCATCCTCTTTAATAATGTATTTGACATCAGTTTTGCAAGGAGGAGGATGAGGACCATACTCAACAAGTTCCTTCAACCTAGAGGAAAATGAATATAACATTAAAAACTTATGCAGACTTATTGGGATTGCACTAAAACAAATATATTAAGAATACGATACCTCTTAATGTTGTGAGGGGTTACGATCTCCGGATAAGTAAAATTCAGAGCTATACTCCATGGCACTCCAAGTTGATCGATATTGATAGTTGGATCTGGAGTGATAACTGTTGTTGCAGAGAAATCCACAGGCTTCCCCATTAAATTTCCTCTAATACGAACCTCCTTAGATTTAAGCCTACTAGAAATGGATTTGATTGGCCGCCCTGACCTCTGTGTAGCCTGAACAATAAATAACACGGGCAACTATTGAGTAAACTTTGGAATACAGTAACAGTTAATCACTTTAGAGGTATGCATTTTGAAGATACCCTGGGCTGTCCAGGATGCCGACAGTCAAAATATATAGAAACATGGAACTACAACATCAATATGCTTTTAGATTGTCATGCTCTGGTGGTAACGGAACAACAAATTAATCTAAAAATTACATACAACTGATATTGGACCTGGCCACACCCTTGTGAGATCTCTTGTACAAATCATAACTCATCATAAATATAAACATGAGAAAGTCTGATTGCAATCCAGCAATTCACTCTCAAAACAAGCAGGGTAGAGAGTCGTGTGTGCGTGTCATCATATAACAAAGATGTTTATTCAGCTAAATACATATAAATGACTGTGAGGTTTGCCACTTGGCACCTAATAAAATCAGTTAACCCTGACTCTTTACAGGAGTAAGTTAGCTAACTGAATTAGTCAACCATAAATCTTTACACGGCTCAACTCATTTGGCTTCACCAGAAGAGTACACGAAAATGAAATTCAGGCACTTGTTCTGGTAGAAGGTTAGTACTAATTATCAATGCACATTTAGTATAAGATTATCTACTCAAATTCAATTAAAGGTTATAAACAGGCACCAAAGTtctaaaaagaaagaaaagatgAATGATGATTCAATTGGCTTATGTAAACCTCCCCAAATCGTCCGCCACCTCTTCCTTCCCTCAAACCTTCATCTTTTACCCCTCTTCCTCCGCCGCCTTTCTCCCTCGCCTCAACCCTACTAATCGCCGCCTTCTCTTTCTCGTCATCTGTTTGAGTTTATTATGAACCAACGCTCAGGATTTACCCAAATTGGTTTTTTGTAAACCGATCTGACGGTCCGGATTAAAACTGAAGCTGGTGATCTGCATGATGCATTCATCACCCAATACTTTTCTGCCACATAATAATTCAGTAGCTGATTTCTATTCTCTATTTACTAAATTAAAGActaaataaaaatcaatataaaataagtagaaaattttaaaaattgcaCAAAAATTACTATACACTCAAACAATTGTCTAtacaattataaaaaaatcatatttttattattttcccCATTTTTTCAATATCTCTAAAAAATCTAATATATAAtcgtcgaaattttattttaaaacaatcgatacttcattcgggacacTAGCCCAAACACGGGTCAGTCTGCTTTGATTGCTTATACTTctcataaaataaatatataaaatcctaaaaatgatggtacacccctaaagTCGATAGTTTCAAACATCCGTATGGAAGGATCgccgaaattttattttaaaacaatCGATACTTCATTTGGCACACTAGCCCATACACGAGTTAGTCTGCTTTGATTGCTTTGACTtctcacaaaataaatatataaaatcctaaaaatgaTGGTACACCCTAAAGTCGATAGTTTTAAACATCCGTACGGAcggattttcaaaattttattttaaaacaatcgatacttcattcgggacacTAGCCCACACATAGGCCAGTCTGCTTTGACTGCTTCGACTGCTCAcaaaatacatatataaaatcctaaaaatgatggtacacccctaaatTCGATAGTTTCAAACATCCGTACggacggatcgtcgaaattttattttaaaagaaccgatacttcattcgggataCTAGCCCTTACAACGATCACTCTATTTTAACTGCTATATCAtctcacaaaataaatatataaaatcctACAAATAATTGTACAACCCTAAAGTCGATAGTTTCAAACATCCGTACggacggatcgtcgaaattttattttaaaacaatcgatacttcattcgggacac
It contains:
- the LOC141718157 gene encoding DNA-directed RNA polymerase II subunit RPB1-like isoform X3, with amino-acid sequence MGKPVDFSATTVITPDPTINIDQLGVPWSIALNFTYPEIVTPHNIKRLKELVEYGPHPPPCKTDVKYIIKEDGQRLDLRHLNKSSDHHLELGYKC
- the LOC141718157 gene encoding DNA-directed RNA polymerase II subunit RPB1-like isoform X1: MGKPVDFSATTVITPDPTINIDQLGVPWSIALNFTYPEIVTPHNIKRLKELVEYGPHPPPCKTDVKYIIKEDGQRLDLRHLNKSSDHHLELGYKVEDIHGVI
- the LOC141718157 gene encoding DNA-directed RNA polymerase II subunit RPB1-like isoform X2, which produces MGKPVDFSATTVITPDPTINIDQLGVPWSIALNFTYPEIVTPHNIKRLKELVEYGPHPPPCKTDVKYIIKEDGQRLDLRHLNKSSDHHLELGYKFQFADP